One genomic segment of Culturomica massiliensis includes these proteins:
- a CDS encoding phage tail tape measure protein: protein MAQEQNYQVNYSINVDASQGTKQVIAFGEAVGKLVQAKASLTPAVTNIKNMMDEIDRVFRTKNGKKRNFDYRLTIDTKKSEEKLERIKGLLTDISTLSKGISLTINAGQALDSKKIKANAKSLYEKKAAEMRKAEIEKNAASSVGTMADAQKRITKAIGKINSALVSMERDRELQIKTGTAENRLQQILSLLGRIKSASVISFNMQGGIPSEGLTPSVPVPYAPQAFVMPEKARQKLMERLYAGQQLHRQKLVHAEELFTADQRRKAALAETAAAEKRRADEARAKERECKNAARAAEKIRRQAEQARRKAETERIKAEQAARRQEQRNAMQSVRLMQREHTAAGTLYRSKRRAAINRIQYSKAPSLRNLPFASMLNAYMGYSLIRSELTKAIDYSNIMESAHSILRVADSDLKTFETRFDSMARHVRKIGIDTKYTAVEIAGAVKYLSMAGMNIETINKSIRPITNLALIGDNDVSYIADLATNIMAGYDIHNDSMDSVADIISSTISRSNVNIVEMAESYKMAAGYLRMAGVDFTESSAAIGLLGNMGLKGTLAGTSLRALSTRFAKPTKEAQEVLDRLGIRFTEMRDIEGVQVEKLRPIADIFEELNKKGASMADVQAIFGKIGGNAAMMFLKNYDKLRELTSYNRGSQGVSSELALVKQNTTKGLWAQVTSQLTEGFMQAYEVLEPSIRTVLRTFLAKFKAPEFTRGLVSIGNALLDIFTVIGNIGAWVTRNFHWIEPLVFTGVVATRLFKVAGALTNIGIAMGFIGKQSAATTSISAVQGLLGAGGIGKVSFAQKRAIVSAMQSAGVAGRGAMNRALMAGGGVIGAKGVLQSLFATQVATGSGLTGAAASLSAISTGAVAATAGIAALVGTLGWVAYKTWKIKEAKDAVLEEIESNRKYRYPSIEALYSSLSETYNMAVKTKRAVDEVVAGKSIEEASGHKIGAFTSNWWAGFLGEFAIASSEGMVSRDHVYNMDKARQDDIRDALVTLAKRDSQTRIDAAYAEFGKMGTVLEVDAFLKTVKERFGQQEKDLDKSLWRMQDGKAVYVNDIGDRSEAVAARTYDYARYMNTQTVPEIVRAATAYRNAISSAANAHELMRKGGFDFDQFRAWGFEQDENGLWKQRALGQNATDAQRIDNIAHRKLAHTTLVKFFSSLRQTFGGSAEAAENILRVAGFTPDQYGNEPDSNDTRPFAANPITNTHLDDGGAGGNYSGTGRLSSAAPKQVIVNIESLLSVRTIDLMKSKEGQTEEIQNLKEQLAQALIDVVHDFDASWNA from the coding sequence ATGGCTCAGGAACAGAACTATCAGGTCAACTACTCCATCAACGTGGATGCCTCTCAGGGCACCAAGCAGGTTATCGCCTTCGGTGAGGCGGTAGGCAAGTTGGTACAGGCGAAAGCGTCCCTGACTCCGGCCGTCACGAACATCAAGAATATGATGGACGAGATAGACCGCGTGTTCCGCACCAAGAACGGCAAGAAACGTAATTTCGATTACCGCCTGACCATCGATACGAAAAAAAGCGAAGAGAAGCTGGAACGTATCAAGGGGTTACTCACGGATATTTCCACGCTTTCCAAAGGCATCAGCCTGACCATCAATGCCGGTCAGGCTTTGGACAGCAAGAAAATCAAGGCCAACGCCAAAAGCCTTTACGAGAAAAAGGCTGCCGAGATGCGCAAAGCGGAGATCGAAAAGAATGCCGCCTCGTCCGTTGGCACGATGGCAGACGCGCAGAAACGCATTACCAAAGCCATCGGGAAAATCAACTCCGCCCTGGTTTCCATGGAACGTGACCGGGAACTGCAAATCAAGACCGGGACGGCGGAAAACAGGTTGCAGCAGATACTTTCCCTATTGGGTCGTATCAAAAGTGCTTCTGTCATTTCTTTCAACATGCAGGGAGGCATACCATCCGAAGGACTCACACCTTCCGTTCCGGTGCCATATGCTCCGCAGGCCTTCGTAATGCCCGAAAAGGCCCGGCAAAAACTGATGGAACGGCTTTATGCAGGACAGCAGCTGCATCGCCAGAAACTGGTCCACGCGGAGGAGCTCTTTACCGCAGACCAGCGCCGTAAGGCGGCTCTGGCAGAAACCGCCGCGGCGGAAAAGCGGCGTGCCGATGAAGCGCGGGCTAAAGAACGGGAGTGCAAGAATGCCGCCCGTGCTGCGGAGAAAATACGCCGGCAGGCAGAACAGGCACGCCGTAAGGCAGAAACGGAACGTATAAAGGCCGAGCAGGCTGCAAGACGGCAGGAACAGCGCAATGCGATGCAGTCCGTCAGGCTCATGCAGCGGGAACATACTGCAGCCGGTACGCTCTACCGCAGTAAACGCCGTGCCGCCATCAACCGTATCCAGTATTCGAAAGCGCCGTCACTCAGGAACCTCCCGTTCGCTTCGATGCTCAATGCCTATATGGGTTACAGCCTGATCCGTTCGGAACTGACGAAGGCCATCGACTATTCCAACATCATGGAATCGGCACATTCCATCCTCCGTGTGGCGGACAGCGACCTCAAGACATTCGAGACCCGTTTTGACAGTATGGCCCGTCATGTCCGTAAAATCGGCATCGACACGAAATACACAGCCGTGGAGATTGCCGGTGCCGTCAAATACCTGTCGATGGCGGGCATGAATATCGAGACAATCAACAAGTCCATCCGCCCGATCACGAACCTGGCACTTATCGGTGACAACGACGTGTCGTATATCGCCGACCTGGCCACGAACATCATGGCCGGTTATGATATCCATAACGACAGCATGGACAGCGTGGCGGACATTATCTCCTCCACCATTTCCCGCTCGAATGTGAATATCGTGGAGATGGCGGAGTCATACAAGATGGCTGCCGGTTACCTGCGTATGGCGGGCGTGGACTTCACGGAAAGCAGTGCCGCCATCGGTCTTTTGGGCAATATGGGTCTGAAGGGAACGCTGGCGGGAACCTCGTTGCGTGCTCTTTCCACACGTTTTGCCAAACCTACCAAGGAGGCACAGGAAGTTCTGGACCGCCTGGGCATCCGGTTCACGGAAATGCGCGACATCGAGGGGGTGCAGGTCGAGAAACTCCGTCCTATAGCGGACATTTTCGAGGAATTGAACAAGAAGGGCGCGTCGATGGCGGATGTCCAGGCAATCTTCGGGAAAATTGGCGGTAACGCGGCGATGATGTTCCTGAAGAACTACGACAAACTACGAGAACTGACTTCATATAACCGGGGGTCCCAGGGCGTTTCCTCAGAACTGGCATTGGTAAAGCAGAATACGACCAAGGGATTGTGGGCGCAGGTGACCTCCCAGCTGACCGAAGGGTTCATGCAGGCATACGAGGTGTTGGAACCCTCTATCCGCACTGTGCTCCGCACTTTTCTGGCAAAGTTCAAGGCTCCGGAATTTACCCGTGGCCTGGTGTCCATCGGGAATGCCTTGTTGGACATCTTCACCGTGATCGGCAATATCGGCGCATGGGTGACCCGCAATTTCCATTGGATAGAACCGCTTGTCTTTACAGGCGTTGTCGCGACCCGGCTGTTCAAGGTGGCGGGAGCCCTGACGAATATCGGCATCGCCATGGGGTTTATCGGCAAACAGTCTGCGGCCACGACATCAATCAGTGCCGTGCAGGGGCTGCTGGGGGCGGGTGGTATCGGTAAGGTTTCGTTTGCCCAGAAGCGGGCCATCGTGTCGGCCATGCAGTCCGCAGGCGTGGCGGGACGGGGAGCGATGAACCGCGCCTTGATGGCCGGGGGCGGTGTCATCGGAGCCAAAGGAGTCCTGCAGTCGCTGTTTGCCACACAGGTGGCTACCGGCAGCGGACTGACCGGTGCTGCCGCCTCGTTGAGTGCCATCAGTACAGGCGCGGTTGCCGCCACGGCAGGTATAGCCGCATTGGTCGGGACTTTGGGATGGGTGGCTTACAAGACCTGGAAGATAAAGGAGGCGAAGGATGCCGTACTGGAAGAGATCGAATCGAACCGCAAGTACCGTTATCCGTCCATAGAGGCACTTTACTCCTCCCTGAGCGAGACCTATAACATGGCTGTCAAGACAAAGCGTGCCGTGGACGAGGTCGTTGCCGGCAAAAGTATCGAAGAGGCTTCGGGACATAAAATCGGAGCCTTCACATCCAACTGGTGGGCCGGGTTCTTGGGGGAATTTGCCATCGCTTCATCTGAGGGGATGGTATCGCGAGACCATGTGTATAACATGGACAAAGCCCGTCAGGATGACATAAGGGATGCGCTTGTCACCCTTGCCAAACGCGACAGCCAGACACGTATCGATGCCGCGTACGCCGAGTTCGGGAAGATGGGTACGGTATTGGAAGTGGACGCTTTCCTCAAGACGGTAAAGGAGCGTTTCGGGCAACAGGAGAAGGATCTCGACAAGTCTTTGTGGCGTATGCAGGATGGCAAGGCCGTCTATGTGAATGATATCGGGGACAGGTCGGAAGCGGTTGCCGCCCGCACATACGACTATGCCCGGTACATGAACACGCAGACCGTTCCGGAGATTGTGCGTGCCGCCACCGCTTATCGGAATGCCATATCGAGTGCCGCCAATGCGCATGAGCTGATGCGTAAGGGAGGGTTCGACTTTGACCAGTTCAGGGCCTGGGGATTCGAGCAGGACGAAAACGGGCTATGGAAACAGCGGGCACTGGGGCAGAACGCCACCGATGCGCAGCGTATAGACAACATCGCGCATCGCAAGCTGGCACATACGACACTCGTGAAGTTCTTTTCATCGCTCCGGCAGACTTTCGGAGGTTCGGCGGAGGCAGCCGAGAACATCCTCCGCGTGGCGGGCTTCACTCCCGACCAGTACGGCAACGAACCGGATTCCAACGATACACGTCCGTTTGCTGCCAACCCGATTACCAACACGCATCTGGATGACGGAGGGGCCGGCGGCAACTATTCCGGCACGGGGCGGTTGTCCTCGGCGGCACCTAAACAGGTCATCGTGAACATAGAGAGCCTGCTCAGTGTCAGGACCATCGACCTGATGAAGTCGAAGGAGGGGCAGACGGAAGAGATACAGAACCTGAAAGAACAACTGGCACAGGCGCTCATCGATGTCGTGCATGACTTCGATGCCTCCTGGAACGCATAA